A genomic region of Colletes latitarsis isolate SP2378_abdomen chromosome 7, iyColLati1, whole genome shotgun sequence contains the following coding sequences:
- the Pod1 gene encoding coronin, whose amino-acid sequence MAWRFKASKYKNAAPIVPKPEACIRDISVGSYQTYGNNIAASAAFMAFNVDHNGSSLAVLPLEDCGRKSKTMPLLHAHADTVTDMDFSPFHDGLLATGSQDCLVKLWHIPETGLEESLCNPECTFSHRQRRVEAVCWHPTAEHLLTTVSYTNLSLWDVISQQELFSNSEHTEVIQSLSWKQDGVLLATSCKDKQVRIIDPRASACVVNSCSSHQSIKDSRIVWLNNSDRILTTGFDAARLRQVYIRDLRHLNEPVKTLELDCSTGILMPLFDPDTNMLFLAGKGDTTIIYMEVMDKDPFLVEGIRHSGEQTKGVCLVPKRALNVMQAEVNRLLQLTSNMVIPIMYQVPRKTYRDFHADIYPDTTGCIAQNNAAAWIKGHNMPVPKISLDPAKRNKGEEPITVHKGNLTTLKDNEREIKMEQKQPKPVSITVPKGYAKGQANEKESSPENDAEKIEEPKKLDFEEEKCKVQNGGQTIPPKPLPRTSRTNSISEDEILVKPVARPRSSLNPGCVVTSVNPNAIGGYKPRLGPKPFQAKPTSQEFSFDKIFSVPIAPNSDTNGYQNDVINQIENNTEPEKSPSFNNERIKEAENGKSDSSSLEEDANSSDSGYKPKTPSTAERRRVFETKVKDESPENEDLGNFERGNANRNSIAERRRLYESRSVSVTDGNLAEKAMGSPTMLRRRDSFKTKSEVIKEDEVKKVIPMLRQQSMDPRLEKVDTITPTAKRTSTVFGRVSKFRHLKGTPGHKSTHIENIRNISRQISGECDGFHANSDRVAVPLSGPGGKIAVLELKKTGRLPDGVMPALVHGTTVMDFQWNPFDNQQLAVACDDGMIRLWEIPESGLSEPTNEPKHVINAHTDKIYLIKFHPLASDILASASYDMTVKIWDLTLLWSCEVAVARITLTGHTDQIFSLAWSPCGQYLASACKDGKLRIYKPRSSDVPVKCGKGPVGTRGARVVWALKGQFLVVMGFDKVSERQIYVFKTDNLNNPLTTVGLDVSPAILMPYYDEDSSTLFLTGRGDSTIYAFEVTEEAPYCCPLSHHRCSSLHQGLSFLPKNKCDVASVEFASALRLTNNTIEPLSFTVPRIKSELFQDDLFPPTKVTWKPTMTATEWFNGANKQAYRISLKPPGMDNLSENQGQGVVTAPVTAKQQPPPVPFSVSSQPFSRLGWNPDVKARQEEIQKAMSNFVGDVIQCTLEQDHMEGVEEHEWDE is encoded by the exons CTGCTGCATTCATGGCATTCAATGTAGATCACAATG GATCTAGCCTTGCTGTACTACCGCTGGAAGATTGCGGCAGAAAAAGTAAAACTATGCCTTTGCTACATGCTCATGCCGACACAGTAACAGATATGGACTTTTCTCCATTTCATGATGGTTTACTAGCTACCGGTTCACAGGATTGTCTT GTCAAGCTATggcacattccagaaacaggttTAGAAGAGTCTTTATGCAATCCTGAATGTACATTTTCCCACCGTCAGAGAAGAGTAGAAGCAGTGTGTTGGCATCCTACGGCTGAACACCTCCTTACAACAGTGTCGTACACAAATTTATCTTTGTGGGACGTGATTTCGCAACAAGAGCTATTTT CCAATAGCGAGCACACGGAAGTGATCCAGTCGCTAAGCTGGAAACAAGATGGAGTGCTTTTAGCAACATCTTGTAAGGATAAACAAGTGAGAATTATAGATCCCCGTGCCTCCGCTTGCGTGGTTAACTCTTGCTCGAGTCACCAAAGTATTAAAGACTCTAGAATTGTCTGGCTTAATAATAGTGACAGGATACTCACTACCGGATTCGATGCCGCGAGACTTCGCCAGGTTTATATAAGGGACTTAAGACACCTGAACGAACCCGTGAAAACGTTGGAATTGGATTGCAGCACCGG AATTCTAATGCCTCTCTTTGATCCCGATACAAACATGCTTTTCCTTGCTGGAAAGGGAGACACTACTATCATATACATGGAAGTTATGGATAAGGATCCGTTCCTAGTGGAAGGAATTCGTCATAGCGGAGAACAAACTAAAGGAGTATGTTTAGTACCAAAACGAGCATTGAACGTCATGCAGGCGGAAGTTAATAGATTACTGCAGCTCACTTCGAACATGGTGATACCGATTATGTATCAGGTTCCGAGAAAA ACGTACAGAGATTTCCATGCGGACATATATCCGGATACAACAGGTTGTATTGCACAAAATAATGCAGCGGCGTGGATTAAAGGCCATAATATGCCTGTTCCGAAAATATCGTTAGACCCGGCCAAGAGAAATAAAGGGGAGGAACCCATCACG GTACACAAGGGAAACTTAACAACGCTCAAAGACAATGAGCGTGAAATAAAAATGGAACAGAAGCAACCGAAGCCTGTATCTATCACTGTGCCAAAAGGTTACGCGAAAGGTCAGGCGAACGAGAAAGAATCGTCGCCAGAAAACGACGCCGAGAAGATAGAAGAACCGAAGAAATTGGACTTCGAAGAAGAGAAGTGTAAAGTTCAAAACGGAGGCCAGACGATCCCGCCGAAGCCTTTGCCCAGAACCTCAAGAACCAACAGCATATCCGAGGACGAAATACTGGTGAAGCCAGTCGCACGACCTCGGTCCTCGCTGAACCCGGGCTGCGTAGTAACGTCTGTGAACCCCAATGCGATCGGGGGATACAAG CCTCGATTGGGACCGAAACCATTCCAAGCAAAGCCCACGAGTCAAGAGTTCTCCTTCGACAAGATTTTCTCGGTTCCTATCGCACCGAACAGCGACACAAACGGTTATCAGAACGACGTGATTAACCAGATAGAGAATAATACGGAGCCAGAGAAGTCGCCGTCGTTTAACAACGAACGCATCAAAGAGGCTGAGAATGGAAAAAGCGATTCCAGTTCTCTGGAGGAGGACGCGAATTCCAGCGATTCCGGATACAAGCCAAAAACCCCGAGCACGGCGGAAAGGCGTAGAGTTTTCGAGACGAAGGTCAAGGACGAGTCGCCGGAGAACGAGGACCTCGGAAATTTCGAGCGCGGCAACGCGAACAGAAACTCGATCGCCGAAAGACGTCGACTTTACGAGAGCCGTTCCGTCTCCGTGACCGATGGAAATTTGGCGGAAAAGGCAATGGGATCGCCAACAATGTTGAGACGAAGGGATTCGTTTAAGACGAAAAGCGAAGTGATCAAGGAGGACGAGGTGAAGAAAGTAATTCCCATGTTGCGTCAGCAGAGCATGGACCCGCGTTTAGAAAAAGTAGACACTATAACGCCAACTGCTAAAAGGACATCGACTGTGTTCG GCAGGGTATCGAAATTCAGACACTTAAAAGGGACACCTGGTCATAAATCCACGCACATTGAAAACATACGGAACATCAGTCGACAGATATCTGGGGAATGCGATGGTTTTCATG CTAATTCTGATCGCGTCGCTGTACCATTGAGCGGGCCAGGCGGTAAAATAGCAGTTTTAGAACTGAAAAAAACCGGAAGACTACCAGACGGTGTAATGCCAGCATTAGTGCATGGCACCACTGTAATGGATTTCCAATGGAATCCGTTCGATAATCAACAATTAGCAGTTG CCTGCGACGATGGAATGATACGATTATGGGAGATACCGGAATCCGGATTATCAGAGCCAACAAACGAACCAAAGCACGTGATAAACGCTCACACcgacaaaatatatttaattaaatttcatccGTTGGCGTCGGACATACTAGCGTCGGCATCTTACGACATGACCGTAAAAATTTGGGATCTGACGCTTCTCTGGTCCTGCGAGGTGGCTGTCGCAAGAATAACATTAACCGGTCACACCGATCAGATCTTCAGCCTAGCATGGTCGCCTTGCGGCCAGTATCTTGCGAGTGCATGCAAGGATGGCAAGTTACGAATTTATAAGCCAAGATCTAGCGACGTGCCGGTCAAATGCGGGAAAGGACCTGTTGGTACCAGAGGCGCACGAGTTGTGTGGGCGTTGAAAGGACAGTTTCTCGTTGTGATGGGATTCGACAA AGTATCCGAGAGACAAATATACGTGTTTAAAACGGACAATCTCAATAATCCATTGACTACCGTTGGGTTAGACGTATCGCCTGCCATATTGATGCCATATTACGACGAAGATAGCTCGACCCTTTTCTTAACCGGACGC GGTGATTCAACGATATATGCATTCGAGGTAACGGAAGAAGCTCCCTACTGCTGTCCACTCAGCCATCATCGATGCAGCAGTTTACATCAAGGATTATCGTTTCTCCCCAAGAACAAATGCGACGTGGCTAGCGTAGAATTTGCCTCGGCTTTAAGACTAACAAACAACACAATAGAACCCTTGAGTTTCACTGTCCCGCGTATAAAG AGTGaacttttccaagacgatttattCCCACCCACGAAAGTCACATGGAAACCGACCATGACCGCTACCGAATGGTTCAACGGAGCCAACAAACAAGCCTACAGAATAAGCCTAAAGCCACCCGGTATGGATAATT TAAGTGAAAATCAAGGCCAAGGGGTAGTTACTGCACCAGTCACAGCGAAACAACAACCACCCCCAGTCCCGTTCTCTGTGTCTTCGCAGCCCTTCAGCAGACTCGGATGGAATCCCGATGTGAAAGCCAGACAAGAAGAG ATCCAAAAAGCTATGAGCAACTTCGTGGGGGATGTAATACAGTGCACGTTGGAACAGGATCACATGGAGGGTGTGGAGGAGCACGAATGG GACGAGTGA